In Methanosarcina siciliae T4/M, one genomic interval encodes:
- a CDS encoding glutaredoxin family protein translates to MAKIIVYTTERCPKCNKLKKYLEANSVPFDVADMSTPEALTELRFNGVFTVTAPVLQINSEFLTYDEIFRGEEVNSEKLRGIL, encoded by the coding sequence ATGGCAAAAATAATCGTCTATACAACTGAACGTTGCCCGAAGTGCAACAAATTAAAAAAATATCTTGAAGCAAATTCAGTACCCTTCGACGTAGCAGATATGTCCACCCCGGAAGCTCTGACCGAACTGCGTTTCAACGGGGTCTTCACAGTGACAGCGCCTGTATTACAGATCAATAGCGAATTCCTGACATACGACGAAATCTTCCGTGGGGAAGAAGTTAATTCGGAAAAACTCCGGGGAATTCTGTGA
- a CDS encoding S-methyl-5-thioribose-1-phosphate isomerase, producing MRTIDWNEESNSVVLVDQTLLPQEYKIIECKTLSSLCEAIKTLRIRGAPALGAAGGFGIALAASLSGAKDLESMTRDLKVAAKALKSTRPTAVNLGWGVDRVLKAVSDAFDVRGVRDITLQEARDIAEEDVATNKLIGKYGAKFLKDGDTVLTHCNAGRLACVDWGTALGVVRSAIAEGKEIKVIACETRPLNQGSRITTWELMQDKIPVTLIADSMAGWAMHQGLVDSVLVGADRITQDVVFNKIGTYTHSILAKEHEIPFYVAAPVSTFDFKGWEGSVRIEMRDPEELRFSGCQQLAPKDVEVYNPAFDATPMENVTAVITDKGVFYPPFLLDEVLV from the coding sequence ATGAGGACAATTGACTGGAATGAAGAGTCCAATTCTGTGGTGCTGGTAGACCAGACCTTGCTCCCGCAGGAGTACAAAATAATAGAATGCAAAACCCTGAGTTCGCTCTGTGAAGCTATAAAAACTCTCAGAATCAGAGGCGCGCCTGCTCTCGGAGCTGCAGGAGGCTTTGGAATTGCCCTGGCAGCATCCCTCAGCGGGGCAAAAGATCTCGAATCGATGACCAGAGACCTTAAGGTAGCGGCAAAAGCCCTTAAATCGACCCGCCCTACAGCTGTAAATCTGGGCTGGGGTGTGGACAGGGTCTTAAAAGCAGTTTCTGATGCCTTCGATGTCCGGGGAGTCCGGGATATTACCCTTCAGGAAGCCAGGGACATTGCGGAAGAGGATGTAGCAACAAATAAACTGATAGGCAAGTACGGGGCAAAATTCCTGAAAGACGGAGATACCGTCCTTACGCACTGCAACGCAGGAAGGCTTGCCTGTGTTGACTGGGGCACTGCGCTCGGGGTTGTACGTTCAGCTATTGCAGAAGGCAAAGAGATCAAAGTTATTGCCTGCGAGACGAGGCCTTTGAACCAGGGAAGCAGGATCACTACCTGGGAACTCATGCAGGACAAAATCCCTGTAACCCTTATTGCAGATTCGATGGCTGGCTGGGCAATGCACCAGGGGCTCGTGGACAGCGTGCTCGTAGGAGCCGACAGGATTACCCAGGATGTTGTTTTTAACAAGATAGGTACCTATACGCACTCGATCCTTGCAAAAGAGCATGAGATTCCCTTCTATGTGGCAGCTCCTGTCTCTACTTTCGACTTCAAAGGCTGGGAGGGAAGTGTAAGGATCGAAATGCGAGACCCTGAAGAGTTGCGATTCTCAGGCTGCCAGCAGCTTGCCCCGAAAGATGTAGAGGTCTATAATCCCGCCTTTGATGCAACCCCCATGGAAAACGTGACTGCGGTAATCACGGATAAAGGAGTGTTTTACCCGCCCTTCCTGCTGGACGAGGTTCTCGTCTGA
- a CDS encoding preprotein translocase subunit Sec61beta, with protein MAKRSGSGLQSSAGLMRYYEADKNAVHIQPKTVLIVGALAGIAVLFLSAVNGFWP; from the coding sequence ATGGCTAAAAGATCAGGTTCTGGACTTCAGTCCTCAGCAGGGCTCATGCGCTATTACGAAGCTGACAAAAATGCAGTTCACATCCAGCCGAAAACAGTGCTGATTGTCGGTGCCCTTGCGGGCATAGCAGTATTATTCTTAAGTGCTGTAAACGGCTTCTGGCCGTAA
- a CDS encoding inositol-3-phosphate synthase, translating into MTKIKIAIAGIGNCASSLIQGIEYYKTDDKDPIGLMHRDIGGYGPGDIKVVAAFDIDARKVGKDVSEAIFAPPNCTTVFCPDIPFAGVKVKMGRVLDGVSDHMKNYGENYTFVVSKEPEATKADIVKELRDSGAEMLLNYLPVGSEEAVRFYAECALEAGVALINNMPVFIASNPEWAKRFEEKNVPIIGDDIKAQLGATITHRVLADLFEKRGVKLERTYQLNTGGNTDFLNMLNRNRLASKRESKTEAVQSVLSHKLADENIHIGPSDYVAWQKDNKVCFLRMEGKLFGDVPMNLEMRLSVEDSPNSGGVVIDAIRCCKLALDRGIGGVLYSPASYFMKHPAIQHPDDVAHRRTEEFIAGTRER; encoded by the coding sequence ATGACAAAAATAAAAATAGCAATAGCAGGAATCGGGAACTGTGCAAGCTCTTTGATACAGGGCATCGAGTACTATAAAACCGACGATAAAGATCCCATAGGACTTATGCACAGGGACATTGGTGGGTACGGGCCCGGCGATATCAAAGTTGTTGCTGCCTTCGATATTGATGCCAGGAAGGTAGGAAAGGACGTGTCCGAGGCCATTTTTGCTCCCCCGAACTGCACCACGGTTTTTTGTCCTGATATCCCCTTCGCAGGCGTGAAGGTTAAGATGGGTAGAGTTCTTGATGGAGTCTCTGACCACATGAAGAATTATGGGGAAAATTATACATTCGTTGTCAGCAAGGAGCCTGAAGCCACAAAAGCCGATATTGTGAAAGAACTGAGAGATTCGGGCGCCGAAATGCTTCTTAATTACCTCCCTGTCGGGTCTGAAGAAGCTGTCCGTTTCTATGCCGAATGCGCCCTTGAAGCCGGAGTGGCTCTAATCAACAACATGCCTGTTTTCATTGCAAGCAACCCTGAGTGGGCCAAACGGTTTGAAGAAAAGAATGTTCCAATTATAGGTGATGATATAAAAGCCCAGCTAGGGGCAACAATAACTCACAGAGTCCTTGCAGACCTTTTTGAAAAACGCGGTGTAAAGCTCGAAAGGACATACCAGCTGAACACGGGCGGAAACACCGATTTCCTCAATATGCTCAACAGGAACAGGCTTGCTTCAAAGCGTGAATCCAAGACCGAAGCCGTCCAATCCGTGCTCTCGCATAAGCTTGCGGATGAAAATATCCACATCGGACCGAGTGACTATGTTGCCTGGCAGAAAGACAACAAAGTCTGCTTCCTTCGAATGGAAGGCAAACTCTTTGGAGATGTGCCCATGAACCTTGAAATGAGGCTTTCGGTAGAAGATTCCCCCAACTCCGGCGGAGTAGTTATTGATGCCATCCGCTGCTGCAAGCTTGCTCTTGACCGCGGAATAGGAGGAGTTCTGTATTCTCCGGCTTCCTATTTCATGAAACATCCGGCTATCCAGCATCCTGATGATGTGGCACATCGCAGGACTGAGGAGTTTATAGCCGGCACCCGGGAACGTTAA
- the radB gene encoding DNA repair and recombination protein RadB translates to MRNPPSFKVKAENSAFVSTSFAFQAFKPFILKEGKKYEKSIISLISHTSVKCKERCHTIEKLLSSGCKPLDELLGGGFELGIVTQVFGAAGTGKTNICIQLAVECVKRGQKVIFIDTEGLSPVRFKQIAGENAKEIAGSIIIYEPLSFEEQYSAVREVERIAGENVGLVILDSATSYYRFELEDEDTGIKSRRELANQIGFLHALARKYGFAAVITNQVYSDIIGGGVRPLGGSSLEHISKTILRLEKTGEGTRRAVLYKHRSRPEGSSAEFTITAEGIR, encoded by the coding sequence ATGAGAAACCCTCCCAGTTTTAAGGTAAAGGCTGAGAATTCGGCCTTCGTTTCTACCTCCTTTGCCTTTCAGGCTTTTAAGCCTTTCATTTTAAAAGAAGGCAAAAAATATGAAAAAAGCATTATATCATTGATCTCTCATACCTCTGTCAAGTGCAAAGAGAGGTGTCACACCATAGAAAAACTATTATCTTCGGGTTGTAAACCCCTTGATGAGCTCCTGGGAGGAGGTTTCGAGCTTGGGATCGTAACTCAGGTCTTCGGAGCCGCAGGTACCGGAAAAACAAATATCTGTATCCAGCTTGCAGTGGAATGCGTAAAGCGGGGGCAAAAAGTCATTTTCATCGATACCGAAGGGCTTTCTCCTGTTCGTTTCAAGCAGATTGCCGGGGAAAATGCAAAGGAAATAGCCGGAAGCATAATTATCTACGAGCCTCTGAGTTTTGAAGAGCAGTATTCAGCCGTAAGAGAGGTGGAAAGGATAGCAGGTGAGAATGTAGGTCTTGTAATTCTGGATTCTGCCACTTCATACTACAGGTTTGAACTCGAAGACGAGGATACCGGCATTAAAAGCCGCAGAGAGCTTGCTAACCAGATAGGGTTCTTGCACGCCCTTGCCCGCAAATACGGCTTTGCCGCAGTTATAACAAATCAGGTCTACTCAGATATTATTGGAGGAGGAGTGCGCCCCCTGGGAGGAAGTTCCCTGGAACATATCTCAAAAACAATCCTCAGGCTCGAAAAAACAGGGGAAGGAACAAGACGCGCTGTCCTCTACAAACACCGCTCCCGTCCTGAAGGCTCAAGTGCGGAATTTACAATTACAGCAGAAGGGATTCGTTAA
- a CDS encoding tetratricopeptide repeat protein, translated as MERSKSNMSDRINCNSSIAVSTSISVSSNNPKGTTLYRYSPENVPPEILKNIFVGRDDIFEKTFKELETAGKNKTPRFYLIVGSRGIGKSHFLIMLYYRIKQELSFFYIPIKFAEEEYSVYRASDFFLRILQERNEDISDILSLRDEDEILDASLDRLKEIAKKENKTYLIFVENLHEVFRQFDVKEVQKLRSIFQKYDFFSIIASSPIIFPGVAESEEPFYNFFRIQHLREFTVDEIKILLKKIAEIEGNIEFLENFKKCEPRIEGITHLTGGSPRLVIFFYELITRENFEDLEKVFFKILDEHTPYYQEIFQLLTGQKRLIFDTVISSESPLTPKQIAEKSRIDASVVITQLRRLEKDRYVLSRPAGRETYYEVRERLFRLWRDMRQPLGRNRISVFMDFLKLWYTSNEQKKLFERKFHLLESGDKDVLKDLCYYIEVLSDKYKAETLLKLTPKIIELEEWEEADHDIQKLKEIANRNTDIDLKAKYLIFESLSNYKHDEIALETFKKALKFDPKDYSVLLDSSHITIYKELLRAFDKTLELNPEDEYALTRKGSALASLERYEEAIEVFNKVLDLNPENEFALSNKGYVLCSLERYEEAIKIFIKIKNITSDESLRIESILDLIEAYLSLDQIVGAITEIESIKSKIVDQTPRLIETFIEDCWEIIFEELRIGNLGSGRKFIRTIFDLEPQLEKEKFEASMINFFKNVVDSGELEILKISIGEILELKVDSYPELLKPLIKAVEIIETKDVRKYYKLQVEEREIVADIVQKISKSGDLLP; from the coding sequence ATGGAAAGGTCTAAGAGTAATATGTCTGATCGCATCAATTGTAATTCATCTATTGCTGTTAGTACTTCTATTAGCGTTTCTTCTAATAATCCTAAAGGGACCACTTTATACAGGTATTCTCCGGAAAATGTTCCTCCTGAAATTTTAAAAAATATCTTTGTTGGAAGAGACGACATTTTTGAAAAAACGTTTAAAGAGCTTGAAACCGCTGGAAAAAATAAAACTCCAAGGTTTTATTTGATTGTAGGTTCACGAGGAATAGGGAAGTCACATTTTTTAATCATGCTATATTACAGAATAAAGCAAGAGCTAAGCTTTTTTTACATTCCGATTAAGTTTGCAGAAGAAGAATATTCGGTTTATCGAGCTTCAGATTTCTTCTTGAGGATTCTACAGGAGAGAAATGAAGACATTTCAGATATTTTGTCTCTTCGCGATGAAGATGAGATTCTTGATGCTTCTCTTGACAGGCTTAAGGAAATTGCCAAAAAAGAAAATAAAACTTATCTGATTTTTGTTGAGAATTTACACGAAGTGTTCCGACAATTCGATGTAAAGGAAGTTCAAAAATTAAGGTCAATTTTCCAAAAGTATGATTTTTTTTCAATTATAGCTTCTTCTCCAATCATTTTTCCCGGAGTGGCTGAAAGTGAAGAACCTTTTTATAACTTTTTCAGAATCCAGCATTTAAGGGAATTTACAGTTGATGAAATAAAGATTCTGCTTAAAAAAATTGCTGAAATCGAAGGTAACATAGAATTTCTGGAGAACTTTAAAAAATGTGAACCAAGAATAGAAGGTATAACACATCTTACGGGTGGCAGTCCCAGACTTGTAATCTTTTTCTATGAACTGATTACCAGAGAAAATTTTGAAGATCTAGAAAAAGTGTTTTTCAAGATATTAGATGAACACACCCCTTATTACCAAGAAATATTTCAGCTTCTAACAGGTCAGAAGAGGCTAATATTTGATACTGTTATCTCTTCCGAATCCCCTCTGACCCCAAAGCAAATCGCTGAAAAGTCAAGAATTGATGCTTCAGTTGTCATAACACAACTTCGGAGACTGGAAAAAGATAGGTATGTTCTTTCAAGACCTGCGGGAAGAGAAACTTATTACGAAGTGCGTGAGAGACTTTTTCGTCTCTGGAGGGATATGAGGCAGCCTCTTGGAAGAAACAGAATCTCCGTCTTTATGGACTTCCTAAAGTTATGGTATACTTCAAATGAACAAAAAAAGCTTTTTGAGAGGAAATTCCATCTTCTCGAATCTGGAGATAAAGATGTTCTGAAAGATCTCTGCTACTATATTGAAGTTTTGTCGGATAAATACAAGGCCGAAACTCTTTTGAAGCTCACTCCAAAAATTATAGAGCTTGAGGAATGGGAAGAAGCCGATCATGATATTCAAAAATTAAAGGAAATTGCAAATAGAAATACAGATATAGATCTGAAAGCAAAATATCTTATTTTTGAAAGTCTTTCCAATTATAAACATGATGAAATTGCTCTTGAAACATTTAAAAAGGCTTTAAAATTTGATCCAAAAGATTATTCTGTTCTTTTGGATTCTAGTCATATCACAATATACAAGGAATTATTGAGGGCATTTGATAAAACCCTAGAACTTAATCCTGAAGATGAGTATGCACTAACAAGAAAAGGATCTGCTTTAGCTTCATTGGAAAGGTACGAAGAGGCTATTGAAGTTTTCAATAAAGTTCTGGACTTAAATCCTGAAAATGAGTTTGCTCTTTCAAATAAAGGATATGTTTTATGTTCATTGGAAAGGTATGAAGAAGCTATTAAAATATTTATCAAAATTAAAAACATAACAAGCGATGAATCGCTTAGAATTGAAAGTATCCTCGATTTGATTGAAGCCTATCTTTCTCTTGATCAAATTGTTGGGGCAATCACTGAGATTGAATCAATAAAGAGTAAAATAGTTGATCAAACACCTCGCTTAATTGAAACATTTATTGAAGATTGTTGGGAAATTATTTTTGAAGAGTTAAGAATTGGAAATCTTGGAAGTGGTAGAAAATTCATAAGAACAATTTTCGATCTCGAACCTCAACTCGAAAAAGAAAAATTTGAAGCTTCAATGATCAATTTTTTCAAAAACGTGGTTGATTCTGGTGAGCTTGAAATTTTGAAAATATCTATTGGTGAAATTTTAGAACTTAAAGTAGATAGCTATCCTGAACTTCTCAAACCTCTGATAAAAGCAGTTGAAATTATAGAAACAAAAGATGTTCGGAAATACTATAAGTTGCAGGTAGAAGAACGGGAAATTGTGGCTGATATTGTTCAAAAAATCTCTAAATCAGGGGACTTATTACCATGA
- a CDS encoding MutS-related protein — MMSGQNIEGLRELNGIGERVAGRLVEHFGSEEAALQAILEGDVASLSEVNGVSRTFALSLARDVRARVEGCAISDFLKTKESLDLYSRLLDLIKSFAHTVHARDKLDLFYPFPASRMDLIQERRAFVGEYLGLGDVLSEDKEFLNLLSSVKKLRPVPGSLRVRDRIILSGDRKTLDEAKERFQAFLPVQAVESFSEFVDLARGYSNVVVFDDTYLAFDLPEGLEPEFFQDPSKAEFWQILPEVELAFFARNLDCILACLDITSILRACGFDFFEKLSDEELETLKTALLKVGDDGKPVEGFDPELDRLEAALQNLDPLLTSALNEANQRMNRTLEASSLTLSGQELIKLVSGGMEIKDLLAKELHRVYTGEIEAVKEELAEKLDFQKQEKLLLDSLFSDEIAYPLRAEQAQLQLLRQKLNMSLEKVRLARKRELAKVLSSFHRPVERLVREVLDFDLGFSIACFASRLRLKMPEPISETGVGFKEGENLFLKDIYGEIDPVSYSVGKTRFSPEGLENRVVLLSGVNSGGKTSLLELLAQCVVLGHMGFPVPAKELELGPVEEFYYFGKSKGTLDAGAFETTLKQFSVLSEASGKLVLADELESITEPGASARIIAGILEYLTRSEESLGVFVSHLSELILENTGTDIRVDGIEAEGLDSSLELIVNRNPIYNRVARSTPELIVERLLRKTTGKEQEFYAHLKDKFKN; from the coding sequence ATGATGTCAGGGCAAAATATCGAAGGCTTACGGGAACTTAATGGAATAGGTGAACGAGTAGCCGGCAGGCTTGTCGAGCACTTCGGAAGCGAGGAGGCAGCTCTTCAGGCAATCCTTGAAGGGGACGTGGCTTCGCTTTCAGAGGTCAACGGGGTCAGTCGTACCTTTGCCCTTTCCCTTGCCAGGGATGTCAGGGCCAGGGTTGAAGGCTGTGCAATTTCTGATTTTCTGAAGACAAAAGAGTCTCTTGACCTCTACTCCCGCCTGCTCGATCTGATAAAAAGCTTTGCTCATACGGTGCATGCAAGGGACAAGCTGGACCTTTTTTATCCGTTTCCTGCATCCCGCATGGACCTTATTCAGGAGAGGCGGGCTTTTGTAGGGGAGTACCTTGGGCTTGGCGATGTCCTTTCTGAGGATAAGGAGTTCCTGAACCTCCTTTCCAGCGTGAAAAAACTCAGGCCGGTCCCGGGGAGCTTGAGGGTAAGGGACAGGATCATTCTTTCCGGAGACCGGAAAACTCTGGATGAAGCAAAGGAAAGGTTCCAGGCATTTTTGCCTGTCCAGGCGGTGGAGAGTTTTTCCGAGTTCGTGGACCTTGCAAGAGGTTACTCGAATGTGGTTGTTTTTGACGATACTTATCTTGCTTTTGACCTACCTGAAGGGCTTGAGCCCGAGTTTTTCCAGGACCCTTCAAAAGCGGAATTCTGGCAGATCCTGCCTGAAGTAGAGCTGGCTTTTTTTGCAAGGAATCTGGACTGCATTCTTGCCTGCCTGGATATCACCTCAATTCTGCGGGCTTGTGGCTTTGATTTCTTTGAGAAACTCTCCGATGAAGAACTTGAGACCCTCAAAACAGCCCTTCTGAAAGTGGGAGATGACGGAAAGCCTGTTGAAGGGTTTGACCCCGAACTTGACAGGCTCGAAGCTGCCCTGCAAAACCTTGATCCTTTGCTGACCTCCGCTTTAAACGAGGCAAACCAGCGCATGAACCGAACACTTGAAGCAAGCTCTCTTACCCTGAGCGGGCAGGAACTCATCAAGCTTGTGAGCGGGGGAATGGAAATTAAAGACCTGCTTGCAAAAGAACTCCACAGGGTCTATACAGGCGAGATCGAAGCTGTAAAAGAGGAACTTGCAGAAAAGCTCGATTTCCAGAAACAGGAAAAACTGCTGCTTGACTCTCTCTTCTCCGATGAAATCGCCTATCCTCTCAGGGCCGAACAGGCTCAGCTGCAGCTTCTCAGGCAAAAGCTGAACATGTCCCTTGAAAAAGTAAGGCTTGCCCGCAAAAGGGAGCTTGCAAAAGTCCTCTCAAGCTTCCACCGGCCTGTAGAAAGGCTTGTCAGGGAGGTCCTCGACTTTGACCTGGGTTTTTCCATAGCCTGCTTTGCTTCCAGGTTAAGGCTGAAAATGCCGGAGCCAATCTCTGAAACCGGAGTCGGCTTTAAAGAGGGAGAAAACCTTTTCCTGAAAGATATATACGGCGAAATTGACCCTGTCAGTTATTCCGTCGGAAAAACTCGTTTTTCTCCGGAAGGCCTGGAAAACAGGGTTGTACTTTTGAGTGGGGTTAACTCGGGAGGTAAGACCTCCTTACTTGAACTCCTTGCCCAGTGTGTGGTCCTCGGACACATGGGTTTTCCTGTCCCTGCAAAAGAACTTGAGCTGGGCCCTGTAGAAGAATTCTATTATTTCGGAAAATCAAAAGGAACACTTGATGCAGGAGCCTTTGAAACCACTCTCAAGCAGTTTTCCGTGCTTTCCGAAGCATCCGGAAAACTTGTGCTTGCCGATGAGCTGGAATCAATTACCGAACCCGGAGCTTCGGCTCGGATCATAGCAGGAATCCTTGAATACCTTACCCGGAGCGAAGAGAGCCTCGGGGTTTTTGTTTCCCACCTTTCGGAACTGATCCTTGAAAATACAGGGACGGATATCAGAGTGGACGGAATAGAAGCCGAGGGGCTGGACTCCAGCCTGGAGCTGATCGTAAACAGAAACCCGATATACAATCGTGTGGCAAGAAGCACTCCGGAGCTTATTGTAGAAAGGTTACTGAGAAAGACCACGGGAAAAGAACAGGAATTTTATGCTCATTTGAAGGATAAATTCAAAAATTAA
- a CDS encoding ATP-binding protein, translated as MMPVGNPAIGEDFIDRTQEIKQILTALKKDNILLAAPRRFGKTSIMRKLERELFGDGNVVIFLDVESVNSPQRFLSEIIMELTDFKEFGIKSGFLSKIKNICKLVQDNIEEIGIHTIFKAKLRSSVEESLKEGWIDKSDAIFKIINNSNLNVYFIFDEFPIAIKNMDSMDAKIFLSWFRRLRQTCTNVRFIVGGSVSIERVLRNLGGTNVINDFKTIRVNGFERDVALQIVKNVFEEEDWEYTPLLGNKILDCVGESYIPYFVGIMLSAIMDEQIITLKVVDSDLIENVYNARLLGSKSKHYFDPYFDRLRIFYHEMDVKAAKAILGRISTTESYPLELAFDAFQQETGSYDYEHFLDLISDLENDFYIEINDGKLNFYSKMLKDWWRIFHGKV; from the coding sequence ATGATGCCTGTAGGGAACCCGGCAATTGGAGAAGACTTTATTGATCGAACACAGGAAATCAAACAAATTCTGACAGCGCTAAAAAAGGACAACATTCTTCTTGCCGCACCTCGAAGGTTTGGAAAAACCTCAATTATGCGAAAGTTAGAAAGAGAATTATTTGGTGATGGTAATGTTGTCATTTTTCTCGATGTTGAAAGTGTAAACTCTCCACAAAGATTCTTATCTGAAATTATCATGGAGCTGACCGACTTTAAAGAGTTCGGTATTAAATCTGGGTTTCTATCTAAAATAAAAAATATTTGTAAATTAGTTCAAGATAACATAGAGGAAATAGGGATTCATACGATTTTCAAGGCTAAACTAAGAAGTAGCGTTGAGGAAAGTTTGAAAGAAGGCTGGATAGATAAATCTGATGCAATATTTAAAATAATCAATAATAGTAATTTAAATGTCTATTTTATTTTTGATGAATTTCCCATTGCTATCAAAAATATGGATTCAATGGATGCAAAAATATTTTTATCCTGGTTCCGAAGGTTGCGGCAAACCTGTACGAATGTACGCTTTATTGTTGGGGGTTCTGTAAGTATTGAACGAGTCTTGAGAAATCTTGGGGGCACCAATGTTATTAATGATTTTAAAACAATAAGGGTAAATGGTTTTGAAAGGGATGTCGCACTCCAGATTGTTAAAAATGTTTTTGAGGAAGAGGATTGGGAATATACACCTTTATTAGGAAATAAAATCCTGGATTGCGTTGGAGAATCTTATATTCCTTATTTTGTTGGAATTATGCTCAGTGCTATAATGGACGAGCAAATTATCACCCTTAAGGTGGTAGATAGTGATTTAATTGAAAATGTTTATAATGCTCGTCTCCTTGGGAGCAAAAGTAAGCATTATTTCGATCCTTACTTCGATAGGCTTAGAATTTTTTATCATGAAATGGACGTAAAAGCTGCAAAAGCAATATTAGGAAGAATTTCAACTACAGAAAGTTATCCTCTTGAACTTGCTTTTGACGCTTTCCAGCAAGAAACAGGGTCTTATGATTATGAACATTTTTTAGATCTGATTTCTGACCTTGAAAATGATTTTTACATAGAAATCAATGACGGAAAGCTTAATTTTTACTCTAAGATGCTCAAAGATTGGTGGAGGATTTTCCATGGAAAGGTCTAA
- a CDS encoding alpha/beta hydrolase — MSRHSSGKKEIKKTKKFSSGARTPKPTVFILGFLLIVVGIFGVLYNPANSIGNSSNPIEKTLPWKLSEAGILSFSPREEPVFAAQEIEDPYSPEDPDILKLISFESGDQNVQALLRIPANVPSVPGIVLLPGAGVSKEGEQGLAVELSKMGYATLTLDQRNKGAINVDRDLELFRAGLEPVEYLMVYDALKATDVLSAQSEIDHERLAILGESNGGRFAIIACALEPSLKGVIGISTSGYSTEETDPASVADSEAYRFYLSIDPDTYLSALPPSRLVMMHSFNDTVISHELALKTFALAEEPKAMYNATEETHGYTASMRPYLEKELAQILS, encoded by the coding sequence TTGAGCAGGCATAGTTCTGGAAAAAAAGAGATCAAAAAAACGAAGAAATTTTCTTCAGGCGCCAGGACCCCGAAACCCACAGTTTTTATTCTGGGCTTTCTCCTGATAGTTGTGGGTATCTTCGGGGTTCTGTACAACCCCGCCAATTCCATAGGAAATTCCTCCAATCCCATAGAAAAAACCCTTCCCTGGAAGCTTTCGGAGGCAGGCATATTATCTTTTTCTCCAAGGGAAGAGCCCGTGTTTGCAGCTCAGGAAATTGAAGACCCGTACTCTCCCGAAGACCCGGATATTCTGAAACTGATTTCTTTTGAGAGCGGTGACCAAAATGTCCAGGCCCTTCTGAGAATTCCTGCAAATGTTCCTTCTGTCCCGGGCATAGTTCTGCTGCCGGGGGCAGGAGTCAGCAAAGAAGGTGAACAGGGTCTGGCTGTCGAACTCTCTAAAATGGGGTATGCAACCCTTACCCTTGACCAGCGCAACAAGGGAGCAATAAACGTTGACCGGGATCTTGAACTTTTCAGGGCAGGGCTCGAACCTGTCGAATATCTTATGGTTTATGACGCCCTCAAAGCCACAGACGTGCTTTCCGCTCAGTCTGAAATAGATCATGAAAGGCTTGCGATTCTCGGGGAAAGTAACGGCGGCAGGTTTGCAATTATTGCCTGTGCCCTTGAACCTTCCCTTAAAGGAGTTATAGGGATCAGCACGTCGGGGTACAGCACCGAAGAGACCGACCCTGCAAGTGTGGCTGACTCCGAAGCTTACAGGTTCTACCTTTCAATTGATCCGGACACATACCTCAGTGCCCTGCCGCCTTCAAGGCTTGTTATGATGCACTCTTTTAATGATACTGTAATCTCGCATGAACTGGCACTCAAGACCTTTGCTCTCGCAGAAGAGCCAAAGGCAATGTATAATGCTACCGAAGAAACGCACGGATACACAGCTTCCATGCGCCCCTATCTTGAAAAAGAACTTGCGCAAATTCTTTCTTGA